A window from Acropora palmata chromosome 14, jaAcrPala1.3, whole genome shotgun sequence encodes these proteins:
- the LOC141865924 gene encoding uncharacterized protein LOC141865924 isoform X1 yields MEWESKFSSIVRETETNLAKVRDRLNASNKTKALGSSRGNHYGGSSTSLHTVGNLRSQTSRPSTAAWDKLRSPKTVGMTTNIPSGQASPALVNALFERVEEQGELVNYLNKTVMQLEKERETHAGEIKRMKEEINKLSERLRERGVDMETERKLEQFKRDVYSQLEFVESQTKVRQNEGENSLRSDSAVINEMRRIIEDETESIQRSIEHLKTKLSKMELEIHSTITDSREVLRKQDRLDRLLSSLSENQRTQSRSLSSVVDERQSDAHEIQELKHLVSKLSRQYSELESELQSSISNNSSIRHPRPRPSKQTRSTNGSVRSMRRGKLSKSKRAQDDLVLSSSNGSDLSLSALDVSSPSDTDFTSVHMEKSNRGISTENGIGNISSTSLSSLNSDYLLK; encoded by the exons ATGGAGTGGGAGAGCAAATTTTCCTCGATCGTTCGTGAAACTGAGACGAATTTGGCGAAAGTGCGG GATCGTTTGAATGCCtccaataaaacaaaagcattgGGCAGTTCAAGAGGAAACCATTATGGAG GTTCGTCGACTTCACTTCACACAGTGGGAAACCTCAGGTCTCAGACATCTAGACCTTCTACTGCGGCATGGGATAAACTAAGGTCACCAAAGACTGTTGGCATGACAACAAATATTCCATCAGGTCAAGCATCTCCTGCATTAGTTAACGCTTTGTTTGAAAGAGTTGAGGAACAGGGTGAG TTAGTTAACTACTTGAATAAAACAGTAATGCAACTggaaaaagaaagggaaacCCATGCTGGAGAGataaaaagaatgaaag AGGAAATAAACAAGCTCAGTGAAAGACTAAGAGAAAGAGGAGTAGACATGGAAACAGAACGTAAACTAGAGCAG TTCAAGCGTGATGTGTACAGTCAGCTTGAGTTTGTAGAAAGTCAAACGAAAGTGAGACAAAATGAAGGAGAAAACTCCCTTCGCAGTGATTCAGCAGTGATTAACGAAAT GAGAAGAATAATAGAGGATGAGACAGAGTCGATTCAAAGAAGTATTGAGcatctgaaaacaaaactca GCAAAATGGAACTTGAAATTCATTCCACCATTACCGATTCTCGAGAAGTACTAAGGAAACAAGACAGGCTGGACAGA CTTCTGTCATCACTGTCAGAGAATCAACGCACTCAGTCCAGAAGTCTAAGCAGTGTGGTAGACGAGAGGCAGTCAGATGCTCATGAAATTCAAGAGCTCAA GCATCTTGTGTCCAAACTTAGTCGTCAATATTCTGAATTAGAATCAGAATTACAATCCAGCATCAGCAACAACTCTTCGATCAGGCATCCAAGGCCAAGGCCTTCCAAACAGACGAGGTCAACTAATGGTAGTGTGAGGTCAATGAGAAGAGGCAAATTGTCCAAGTCAAAAAGAGCACAAGACGATCTTGTTTTATCAAGTAGCAATGGTAGTGACCTAAGCCTTTCAGCACTGGATGTGAGCAGCCCTAGTGACACAGATTTCACCTCTGTTCATATGGAAAAATCTAATAGAG gAATTTCTACAGAGAATGGAATTGGAAATATCTCCAGCACATCACTTAGTTCCTTGAACTCTGATTATCTTTTAAAATAG
- the LOC141865924 gene encoding uncharacterized protein LOC141865924 isoform X2: MTTNIPSGQASPALVNALFERVEEQGELVNYLNKTVMQLEKERETHAGEIKRMKEEINKLSERLRERGVDMETERKLEQFKRDVYSQLEFVESQTKVRQNEGENSLRSDSAVINEMRRIIEDETESIQRSIEHLKTKLSKMELEIHSTITDSREVLRKQDRLDRLLSSLSENQRTQSRSLSSVVDERQSDAHEIQELKHLVSKLSRQYSELESELQSSISNNSSIRHPRPRPSKQTRSTNGSVRSMRRGKLSKSKRAQDDLVLSSSNGSDLSLSALDVSSPSDTDFTSVHMEKSNRGISTENGIGNISSTSLSSLNSDYLLK; the protein is encoded by the exons ATGACAACAAATATTCCATCAGGTCAAGCATCTCCTGCATTAGTTAACGCTTTGTTTGAAAGAGTTGAGGAACAGGGTGAG TTAGTTAACTACTTGAATAAAACAGTAATGCAACTggaaaaagaaagggaaacCCATGCTGGAGAGataaaaagaatgaaag AGGAAATAAACAAGCTCAGTGAAAGACTAAGAGAAAGAGGAGTAGACATGGAAACAGAACGTAAACTAGAGCAG TTCAAGCGTGATGTGTACAGTCAGCTTGAGTTTGTAGAAAGTCAAACGAAAGTGAGACAAAATGAAGGAGAAAACTCCCTTCGCAGTGATTCAGCAGTGATTAACGAAAT GAGAAGAATAATAGAGGATGAGACAGAGTCGATTCAAAGAAGTATTGAGcatctgaaaacaaaactca GCAAAATGGAACTTGAAATTCATTCCACCATTACCGATTCTCGAGAAGTACTAAGGAAACAAGACAGGCTGGACAGA CTTCTGTCATCACTGTCAGAGAATCAACGCACTCAGTCCAGAAGTCTAAGCAGTGTGGTAGACGAGAGGCAGTCAGATGCTCATGAAATTCAAGAGCTCAA GCATCTTGTGTCCAAACTTAGTCGTCAATATTCTGAATTAGAATCAGAATTACAATCCAGCATCAGCAACAACTCTTCGATCAGGCATCCAAGGCCAAGGCCTTCCAAACAGACGAGGTCAACTAATGGTAGTGTGAGGTCAATGAGAAGAGGCAAATTGTCCAAGTCAAAAAGAGCACAAGACGATCTTGTTTTATCAAGTAGCAATGGTAGTGACCTAAGCCTTTCAGCACTGGATGTGAGCAGCCCTAGTGACACAGATTTCACCTCTGTTCATATGGAAAAATCTAATAGAG gAATTTCTACAGAGAATGGAATTGGAAATATCTCCAGCACATCACTTAGTTCCTTGAACTCTGATTATCTTTTAAAATAG
- the LOC141865927 gene encoding RWD domain-containing protein 3-like, whose amino-acid sequence MVRPEVVEEILALESIFCNPGEFNLLIPSSLETIEEYQGAIFFKITVKCSGNEDSELGLKSSERNGSSNIFVVEMSVMISPNYPRTVPEISLSCTEMTKKNMSLLRDQLNAHAANLISSSSGPIIMDLTLWLQENAGLCRDEPELARSRSVRTGINTIVLIKLDHMRNKPRYLKLISRWVEELTLNGRIFFLGNLIFILITGECENVKKYLCRHKTCNVDVDSSGKPCKERMMNVLMQQESSSNDLRMCDFQEVKCQSPLELKERFSKINLDYLYEKYIKPLVTY is encoded by the coding sequence ATGGTTCGTCCGGAAGTTGTAGAGGAGATTCTGGCCCTAGAATCGATCTTCTGCAATCCTGGAGAATTCAATTTGTTAATTCCCTCTTCTCTGGAAACCATTGAAGAATATCAAGGAGCGATTTTCTTTAAGATTACTGTCAAATGTTCCGGAAACGAAGATTCAGAGCTTGGTCTGAAATCTTCGGAGAGAAATGGAAGCTCAAATATCTTTGTTGTGGAAATGTCAGTTATGATTTCGCCTAACTATCCAAGAACCGTGCCCGAAATATCTTTGTCGTGCACAGAAATGACCAAGAAAAACATGTCTTTACTTCGAGACCAACTTAATGCTCATGCCGCAAATTTGATTTCATCTAGCTCGGGACCAATAATTATGGACTTGACATTGTGGCTTCAAGAGAATGCTGGACTGTGTCGAGATGAACCAGAGCTGGCGAGGTCAAGAAGTGTGAGAACTGGGATTAACacaattgttttaataaagtTGGATCATATGAGAAATAAACCGCGCTATCTCAAACTCATTAGTCGCTGGGTTGAGGAGCTAACACTTAATGGGCGGATCTTCTTTCTtggaaatttaatatttattttaatcaCAGGAGAGTGTGAGAAtgtgaagaaatatttatgcAGACACAAAACTTGTAATGTTGATGTGGATTCATCTGGAAAGCCTTGCAAAGAAAGAATGATGAATGTTCTCATGCAACAAGAATCTTCAAGCAATGACTTAAGGATGTGTGACTTTCAGGAAGTAAAATGCCAATCTCCTTTGGAACTGAAAGAACgttttagtaaaataaatCTTGACTATCTTTATGAAAAATACATCAAGCCATTAGTAACATACTAG